From Candidatus Falkowbacteria bacterium, a single genomic window includes:
- the mtaB gene encoding tRNA (N(6)-L-threonylcarbamoyladenosine(37)-C(2))-methylthiotransferase MtaB translates to MEKITYKIYGLGCKVNQYDAGYLAKQLELLGFLPAEGQADLAIINTCTVTQAAIAKDMKTVEKARQENPHARIAITGCLPVNYRDQALSAGVDYVASVKECGDLVKQVALDFGLALPSGCGTIVTDQSGHSRYFLKVQDGCQQFCSYCIIPYNRGKLSSRPGDEVLREVEAATEQGFEEIVLCGIHLGLYGINSEQQSGNDNEYFLADLLEDLFKIDKLKKVRLSSIEITEVNDRLIELMSSNRKFARHLHIPLQAGTDKILKSMNRPYDLRYFSERIAKLRAAVPEVAISTDLIVGFPGESDEDFKETLEHVESLYFSKVHVFPFSAHEKTPAFSLPDQLDEAAKKQRASAMQKLSDLLERKYNESFLGHEIEAIIDGRSQGRTYRAKSEYYFDINFETDEIFQPGESVKVKNWQLVK, encoded by the coding sequence ATGGAAAAGATCACTTATAAAATCTACGGCCTCGGTTGCAAGGTCAACCAATACGACGCCGGCTATCTGGCCAAACAGCTTGAGCTGCTTGGCTTTTTGCCGGCTGAAGGTCAGGCTGACCTGGCCATCATCAACACTTGCACGGTCACCCAGGCCGCTATCGCCAAGGATATGAAGACAGTCGAAAAGGCGCGCCAGGAGAATCCCCATGCCAGGATCGCCATCACCGGCTGCCTGCCGGTCAATTATCGCGACCAGGCCTTGTCCGCCGGCGTCGACTACGTCGCCTCGGTCAAGGAATGCGGCGACCTGGTCAAGCAGGTCGCTCTGGATTTTGGCTTGGCCCTGCCATCAGGCTGCGGCACCATCGTGACCGATCAGTCCGGCCATTCACGCTATTTCCTTAAAGTCCAGGACGGCTGCCAGCAATTCTGCTCCTATTGCATCATCCCGTATAACCGCGGCAAGCTGTCGAGCCGCCCGGGTGACGAAGTACTTCGGGAAGTCGAAGCGGCAACGGAACAGGGCTTCGAAGAAATAGTCTTGTGCGGTATTCATCTGGGATTGTATGGCATCAATAGCGAACAGCAATCAGGAAATGATAATGAATATTTTTTGGCCGACCTGCTGGAAGACTTGTTCAAGATCGATAAATTGAAAAAAGTCCGTCTGAGTTCGATCGAGATCACCGAAGTTAACGACCGGCTGATCGAGCTGATGAGTAGCAATCGCAAATTCGCGAGGCACCTGCATATCCCGTTGCAGGCGGGAACGGATAAGATATTGAAGTCGATGAACCGGCCTTATGATCTGCGCTACTTCAGCGAACGCATCGCCAAGCTGCGCGCCGCCGTGCCGGAGGTCGCAATCAGCACCGACCTGATTGTCGGCTTTCCCGGAGAATCGGATGAAGATTTCAAAGAGACCCTGGAACATGTCGAAAGCCTGTACTTCAGCAAGGTCCACGTCTTTCCTTTCTCGGCCCACGAAAAGACCCCGGCTTTTTCCTTGCCCGATCAGCTTGATGAAGCTGCCAAAAAACAGCGAGCCTCGGCCATGCAGAAACTGAGCGACTTACTTGAACGAAAATACAATGAGAGTTTTCTCGGCCACGAAATAGAGGCTATTATCGACGGCCGCAGCCAGGGCCGGACCTATCGCGCCAAGAGTGAATATTATTTCGACATCAATTTCGAAACGGATGAAATTTTT
- a CDS encoding DEAD/DEAH box helicase, whose translation MQEHNTSQAVRFSDLGISTSILNVLEKLNLETPTPIQSKAIPSALDGNDIIGIAQTGTGKTFAFGIPMLERIGKTKGNGLVLLPTRELALQVDENLQKLGRQLGLRTASLIGGEPIGKQVKQIEANPHIIVATPGRLIDHLNNRKTLSLRNVNTLVLDEADMMFDMGFIPQVEEILSQVPKERQTMLFSATMPATIVRLINKHMKLPLTIEVAPAGTTAERVDQEVYVVNKEDRFNQLTKMLDEYNGSVLIFTRTKHGAKALTRNIDKLGFGVAEIHSNRSFEQRKAALGGFKSGKYRILVATDIAARGIDVNDIELVVNFDLPDSTEDYVHRIGRTARAGKKGKAISFALPTQWKDISDIEKLIKKDLPLKEFAQLIKPAAQPKASLYGRMGGARPTAFRRGGRRR comes from the coding sequence ATGCAAGAACACAACACTTCACAAGCAGTGCGTTTTAGCGACTTGGGCATCAGCACAAGTATTCTTAACGTACTCGAAAAACTTAATCTGGAAACGCCGACACCGATCCAGAGCAAGGCGATTCCATCGGCACTCGATGGCAACGACATCATCGGCATTGCCCAGACCGGCACCGGCAAAACCTTTGCCTTCGGCATTCCGATGCTCGAACGCATCGGCAAAACCAAGGGTAACGGCCTAGTTCTATTGCCGACCCGCGAACTCGCGTTACAGGTCGATGAGAACCTGCAGAAGCTCGGCAGACAGCTCGGTCTGCGCACTGCCTCTTTGATCGGCGGCGAACCGATCGGCAAGCAGGTCAAGCAGATCGAGGCTAACCCCCACATCATCGTGGCAACGCCTGGGCGTCTGATCGACCATCTTAATAATCGCAAGACTCTGAGTCTGCGCAATGTCAATACTTTGGTATTGGATGAGGCAGACATGATGTTTGACATGGGCTTCATTCCTCAGGTTGAGGAGATTTTGAGCCAGGTGCCTAAGGAGCGCCAGACGATGCTATTTTCGGCTACCATGCCGGCCACGATCGTGCGCTTGATCAATAAGCACATGAAATTGCCGTTGACTATCGAAGTCGCCCCCGCCGGCACCACTGCCGAGCGCGTCGACCAGGAAGTCTATGTCGTCAACAAGGAAGACCGCTTCAACCAGCTGACCAAGATGCTCGATGAGTATAATGGTTCAGTCCTGATTTTTACTCGCACTAAACACGGAGCTAAGGCTCTGACTAGGAATATCGACAAACTCGGCTTCGGCGTGGCGGAAATCCACTCCAACCGCTCGTTTGAGCAGCGCAAGGCAGCTCTGGGCGGATTCAAATCAGGCAAATACCGCATCTTGGTTGCCACCGACATCGCCGCTCGCGGCATCGACGTCAATGATATCGAGCTGGTCGTCAACTTCGATCTGCCTGACTCGACCGAGGATTACGTCCACCGCATCGGCCGCACCGCGCGCGCCGGTAAGAAAGGCAAAGCTATCTCTTTCGCCTTGCCGACCCAATGGAAGGACATTAGCGATATCGAGAAACTGATCAAGAAAGATCTGCCTCTTAAGGAATTTGCTCAGCTGATCAAGCCTGCTGCCCAGCCCAAGGCCTCGTTGTACGGCCGCATGGGCGGAGCCAGGCCGACCGCCTTCCGCCGTGGCGGACGCAGGCGCTAG
- a CDS encoding pesticidal protein Cry7Aa, producing MVNVQKLGLILEPTQNAFETRAVLNPGVFQDGNDVHIIYRAIDEEYMSCLGYARLSGPTTVVERWNKPFMVPKLKAESKGIEDPRIVKIDGTYYMTYVAHDGKNAVTYFAEGPSLFELSRGHMVSPKIMYKEAAEIFRYQKLKDDYYFYEAFYKEFSGKNILIWHKDCILFPEKIGGQFKMLQRILPDIQMVTFDDFGQFKEKYFWIHYLLDELASNVVLESEYTFEERNVGGGCPPIRTADGWLMIYHGVHENNAARTYSAGAALLDLENPGKLIGKLPYPLFTPSNEAESVGLVNNVVFPTGTAQFGDDLYIYYGAADTRIAAAKVSMAELLAELKANPVKKSE from the coding sequence ATGGTTAATGTACAAAAATTAGGCTTGATCTTGGAGCCGACCCAGAACGCTTTCGAAACTCGGGCTGTCTTGAATCCGGGCGTCTTCCAGGATGGCAACGATGTCCATATCATTTATCGTGCGATTGACGAGGAGTATATGTCCTGCCTCGGCTATGCCAGGCTTTCCGGACCAACGACGGTCGTTGAGCGCTGGAACAAGCCGTTTATGGTGCCGAAACTCAAGGCGGAGAGCAAAGGAATCGAGGACCCGCGCATCGTTAAGATTGATGGCACTTACTATATGACTTACGTGGCGCACGACGGCAAGAACGCCGTGACCTATTTCGCCGAGGGACCGAGCCTGTTCGAGCTCTCGCGCGGGCACATGGTCAGTCCGAAAATCATGTACAAGGAAGCGGCTGAGATTTTCCGTTACCAGAAGCTGAAGGACGATTATTATTTCTACGAAGCTTTTTACAAAGAGTTCAGCGGCAAGAACATCCTGATCTGGCACAAGGATTGCATCCTGTTTCCGGAAAAGATCGGCGGCCAGTTCAAAATGCTCCAGCGCATCTTGCCGGACATCCAGATGGTCACCTTCGACGACTTCGGCCAGTTCAAGGAAAAATACTTTTGGATCCATTACCTTCTGGATGAGTTAGCCAGCAATGTGGTTTTGGAAAGCGAATATACCTTCGAAGAGCGCAACGTCGGCGGCGGCTGCCCGCCGATCAGGACCGCCGACGGCTGGCTCATGATCTACCATGGCGTGCACGAGAACAACGCGGCCCGCACCTATAGCGCCGGCGCCGCTCTGCTGGATTTGGAAAATCCGGGCAAGCTGATCGGCAAGCTGCCATATCCGCTATTTACCCCCTCGAATGAAGCCGAGTCGGTCGGGCTGGTCAACAACGTCGTCTTCCCGACCGGCACCGCCCAGTTCGGTGACGACCTCTATATCTATTACGGCGCGGCTGACACGCGTATCGCCGCCGCCAAAGTTAGCATGGCCGAGCTTCTAGCCGAGCTCAAGGCCAATCCGGTCAAAAAGAGCGAATAG
- the dnaB gene encoding replicative DNA helicase: MNNQIVGKLPPQSIETEQSLLGCLLIDKDSIIKIADFLQPNDFYKESHELIFEAMKELYAKQEPIDILTLSSRLMDKGHLEKIGGRGYLAEISNSVATSSHVVFYANIVQRKATLRRLLNVAAQLSEMGYTEEEDIEQVLDQAEQRLFSVSQKFTKNAFLPIDSLLAEAFERIDELHRQGGKLRGLSTGFHGVDELLGGLQRSDLLILAARPSVGKTSLALDMARLVALRNKVSVGIFSLEMGKEQLVDRMLCAQARVGLWKMRTGRLSDSGEDNDFTKIGQAMGELAEAKIYIDDSSNTTIMDIRTKCRRLQIEKGLDFVVIDYLQLMEGRGKYQDNRVQEVSEISRGLKNLARELNIPVLALSQLSRTVEQSTPAIPKLAHLRESGSIEQDADIVMFIYRKAADRNYRREDLSEFDKHSAELHVAKHRNGPTGKIDLFFDDDTADFKNVDLQHELPPSF; encoded by the coding sequence ATGAATAACCAGATTGTCGGCAAGCTGCCGCCTCAAAGCATCGAAACAGAACAGTCGCTCCTCGGCTGTCTTTTGATTGATAAGGACTCAATCATTAAGATTGCCGATTTCTTGCAGCCCAACGACTTCTACAAAGAGTCGCATGAGCTCATCTTCGAAGCAATGAAGGAACTCTACGCCAAGCAGGAGCCGATCGACATCCTCACCCTCTCGAGCCGCTTGATGGACAAGGGCCATCTGGAAAAGATCGGCGGCCGCGGCTATCTGGCCGAGATTTCTAATTCGGTGGCCACCTCATCCCATGTCGTCTTCTATGCCAACATCGTCCAGCGCAAGGCCACCCTGCGCCGGCTTTTGAACGTTGCCGCCCAGCTTTCCGAGATGGGCTATACCGAAGAAGAGGATATCGAACAAGTCTTGGATCAGGCCGAACAGAGGCTCTTTTCTGTTTCCCAAAAATTCACCAAAAACGCCTTCTTGCCGATCGACTCCCTCTTGGCCGAGGCCTTCGAGCGCATCGACGAGCTCCACCGCCAAGGCGGCAAGCTACGCGGCCTCTCGACCGGCTTCCATGGAGTCGACGAGCTCTTGGGCGGCCTGCAACGCTCTGACCTGCTCATCCTAGCTGCCCGTCCTTCGGTCGGCAAAACCTCATTAGCCCTGGACATGGCTCGCCTGGTCGCTTTAAGAAATAAAGTTTCGGTCGGCATCTTTTCTTTGGAAATGGGCAAAGAACAGCTGGTTGACCGCATGCTCTGCGCCCAGGCCAGGGTCGGATTATGGAAGATGCGCACTGGCCGCTTGTCAGATAGCGGCGAGGACAACGACTTTACCAAGATCGGCCAAGCCATGGGTGAACTGGCCGAAGCCAAAATATATATCGACGACTCTTCGAATACTACCATCATGGATATCCGCACCAAGTGCCGCCGCCTGCAAATTGAGAAGGGCTTGGATTTCGTGGTCATCGACTACCTCCAGCTGATGGAGGGCCGGGGCAAATACCAGGACAACCGCGTGCAGGAAGTTTCGGAGATTTCCCGCGGCCTAAAGAACCTGGCCCGCGAGCTGAACATCCCTGTCCTGGCTCTGTCTCAGCTATCACGCACCGTCGAGCAGTCCACCCCGGCCATTCCGAAGCTCGCCCACTTGCGCGAGTCCGGCTCCATTGAACAAGACGCCGATATCGTCATGTTCATCTACCGCAAAGCCGCCGATCGCAACTACCGCCGTGAGGACCTGTCCGAATTCGACAAACACAGCGCCGAACTCCACGTCGCCAAGCACAGAAACGGCCCGACCGGAAAAATCGACCTATTCTTCGATGATGATACCGCCGACTTCAAAAACGTCGACCTGCAGCATGAGCTGCCGCCAAGCTTCTAG
- a CDS encoding hemerythrin domain-containing protein, producing the protein MVQKLIEQHAKLRALLEEMKAAAEQSEGNASVVSLQAAFKEALIAHLALENEDFYPRLIAAIGASDIPTEGVERIKRFIAGMKEIGESVNDFLKKYQSEDLIMRNWNDYRKDLAKCTSLLEIRMESEEDGVYMEWEIYGTNINHWKE; encoded by the coding sequence ATGGTGCAAAAATTGATCGAACAGCACGCCAAGTTGAGGGCGCTGCTTGAAGAAATGAAGGCGGCCGCTGAGCAGTCGGAGGGGAATGCCTCGGTTGTCAGTTTGCAGGCTGCATTCAAAGAGGCGCTAATTGCACATTTAGCCTTGGAGAATGAAGATTTTTACCCTCGATTGATAGCAGCTATCGGGGCCAGCGATATCCCTACTGAAGGCGTCGAACGGATAAAGCGTTTCATTGCCGGAATGAAAGAAATTGGAGAGTCGGTCAACGACTTCTTGAAAAAATATCAGAGTGAGGATTTGATAATGCGAAATTGGAACGACTATCGGAAAGATCTGGCTAAGTGCACCTCTTTGCTTGAAATCAGGATGGAGTCGGAAGAAGATGGCGTATATATGGAATGGGAAATCTATGGCACGAATATCAACCACTGGAAAGAATAA
- a CDS encoding NUDIX domain-containing protein, with the protein MPDELIDICDDSGRLTGERKLKSEAHRDGLWHRAAHVWIYNAKGEVLLQLRAQGKQLYPGTLDVSAAGHVGANEEPAVAAARELEEELGLRVQPSDLHFFKIVKNSPPFPGFKNNEFYYVYFLQYDGGTEAFKLQDEEVESVKFFGISQIEKDLSSDKSRFVPHGSYWHEILGELEKISKIIK; encoded by the coding sequence ATGCCGGATGAATTGATCGATATCTGCGACGACTCGGGAAGGCTTACGGGTGAGCGCAAGCTGAAGAGCGAGGCCCACCGTGACGGATTGTGGCATCGAGCGGCGCACGTCTGGATTTATAACGCCAAGGGCGAGGTCCTTCTGCAGCTGCGGGCTCAAGGTAAGCAGCTATATCCAGGGACCTTGGATGTTTCGGCGGCAGGTCACGTCGGTGCGAACGAAGAGCCGGCAGTGGCAGCGGCGCGGGAGCTCGAGGAAGAGCTCGGGCTGCGGGTCCAGCCGAGCGATCTGCACTTCTTTAAGATCGTAAAAAATTCGCCGCCGTTTCCCGGCTTCAAGAATAATGAATTCTATTACGTGTATTTCCTTCAGTATGACGGCGGAACAGAGGCGTTCAAGCTCCAAGACGAAGAGGTTGAGTCGGTCAAGTTTTTCGGGATCAGCCAGATTGAAAAAGACTTATCATCTGACAAATCAAGGTTCGTGCCTCATGGAAGCTATTGGCATGAGATCCTGGGTGAGTTAGAAAAAATATCGAAAATAATTAAGTGA
- a CDS encoding YbaB/EbfC family nucleoid-associated protein, with protein MFNKLKQIKDLRDQAKTMQNALAKESVTVERGGVKVVMNGNLEITSLTIAEGTSKESTEKNVKEAFNEAVKKTQKLMATKLQEMGGFPGLM; from the coding sequence ATGTTCAACAAGCTCAAGCAGATCAAGGATTTGCGCGACCAGGCCAAAACCATGCAGAACGCCCTGGCCAAAGAATCGGTAACCGTCGAGCGGGGTGGCGTCAAGGTCGTGATGAACGGCAACCTTGAGATCACTTCGCTGACGATCGCCGAGGGTACCTCCAAGGAATCAACTGAAAAGAACGTCAAAGAGGCCTTCAACGAAGCAGTCAAGAAAACCCAGAAACTAATGGCCACTAAGCTCCAGGAAATGGGAGGCTTTCCAGGCTTGATGTAA
- the recR gene encoding recombination protein RecR, whose amino-acid sequence MHYPKAIQRLIEAFAKLPTVGPKTAERFALSLLAQSEKDVAELSQAIATLQENITKCQSCFAITEASPCPVCADQRRQNGQLCIVSDQRDYLAIESSRQFQGRFYVLGAELNQLEGIGPSSLNLEPLLKRLQSGEIQEVILALNPTIEGETTSMYLAKLLRPLPVKVTRLARGLPMGANLEYVDELTLGNALKYRNQI is encoded by the coding sequence ATGCACTACCCTAAAGCAATACAAAGATTGATCGAGGCTTTCGCCAAATTGCCGACCGTCGGACCCAAGACGGCCGAACGTTTTGCGTTGTCGCTCTTGGCCCAATCAGAAAAAGATGTAGCCGAACTCAGCCAAGCGATCGCCACACTACAAGAGAATATCACTAAATGCCAAAGCTGCTTCGCTATCACCGAAGCCAGCCCCTGCCCCGTCTGCGCTGACCAACGGCGGCAGAACGGCCAGCTCTGCATCGTTTCCGATCAGCGCGACTATCTGGCAATCGAGTCGAGCCGGCAATTCCAGGGACGATTCTATGTCCTTGGCGCGGAGTTGAACCAACTCGAGGGCATCGGTCCGAGCAGCCTGAACCTTGAGCCTCTCCTGAAGCGGCTGCAGTCCGGCGAAATCCAAGAGGTTATCTTGGCTCTGAACCCAACCATTGAAGGCGAGACCACCAGCATGTATTTGGCCAAACTGCTCAGGCCGCTGCCAGTGAAAGTCACCCGCCTAGCCCGCGGTTTGCCCATGGGCGCCAACCTCGAATACGTAGACGAACTCACCCTTGGCAACGCTCTCAAATACCGCAATCAAATATAA
- the rplU gene encoding 50S ribosomal protein L21: protein MAKIAVIKTGGKQYKVEAGKSLKIEKLPLEVGATVKFETLLVADADGATIELGKPSLGERVEGKVLEQDRAEKVSVIKYKNKTRYKRNVGHRQPFTKVEITKI, encoded by the coding sequence ATGGCAAAAATTGCAGTCATCAAAACTGGCGGTAAACAGTACAAAGTTGAGGCCGGTAAATCCCTGAAAATCGAGAAGCTTCCCCTTGAGGTCGGAGCTACCGTCAAGTTCGAGACCCTGTTGGTCGCTGACGCTGACGGCGCTACCATCGAACTCGGTAAGCCGTCATTGGGCGAACGCGTCGAGGGCAAGGTGCTTGAGCAGGACAGGGCCGAAAAGGTCTCAGTCATCAAGTACAAGAACAAGACACGTTACAAGAGAAATGTCGGTCATCGCCAGCCTTTCACCAAGGTCGAGATCACCAAAATCTAA
- a CDS encoding undecaprenyl/decaprenyl-phosphate alpha-N-acetylglucosaminyl 1-phosphate transferase: MALQYALAFIFSLLISLVLTWPIMHLARKIELVDAPNDERKLHRQPTPLLGGLAIFLTFFSLMYWFRDAMLSGNLEPYHFFGFFVGALFLMIGGFLDDKYNLKPAQQLMFPVLAIAAVIAGGVHIEKITNPAGGYIYLGAWSGVLIALWLMGMMYTTKLLDGLDGLVTGMVGIGGLIIFLFTSTTRYYQPDIALASLILSGACAGFLFFNWHPAKIFLGEGGSLLLGYILGVLAIISGGKIAIALLIMGVPILDVLWTIIRRLAEGKNPFRFADRKHLHHRLFDLGLGHRKTVLIFYAFALFFGLSGLFLQSLGKLYALAGLFMVMLVVVLSFSYIDRKKAAK; encoded by the coding sequence ATGGCCCTGCAGTACGCCCTTGCTTTTATCTTCAGTTTGTTGATCTCATTGGTTTTGACTTGGCCGATCATGCATCTGGCTCGGAAAATCGAGCTGGTGGACGCGCCTAACGACGAGCGCAAGCTCCATCGCCAGCCGACTCCGCTTCTCGGAGGGCTGGCAATTTTTTTAACCTTCTTTTCCTTGATGTATTGGTTCCGCGATGCCATGCTTTCAGGCAATCTCGAGCCTTATCATTTTTTCGGTTTTTTCGTCGGAGCGCTCTTCCTGATGATCGGCGGCTTCTTGGATGACAAATACAATCTCAAACCGGCCCAACAGCTGATGTTCCCGGTCTTGGCCATCGCCGCTGTGATTGCGGGCGGCGTCCACATCGAGAAGATAACCAATCCCGCCGGGGGCTACATTTATCTCGGCGCCTGGTCCGGCGTGCTGATCGCTTTGTGGCTGATGGGCATGATGTACACCACCAAGCTGCTGGACGGCCTGGATGGCTTAGTGACCGGCATGGTCGGCATCGGCGGGTTGATCATCTTCCTTTTCACTTCAACCACTCGGTATTACCAGCCAGACATCGCTCTGGCTTCGCTGATATTGTCCGGCGCATGTGCCGGCTTCCTGTTTTTCAATTGGCATCCGGCCAAGATATTCTTAGGCGAAGGCGGTTCGCTCTTATTGGGTTATATCCTGGGCGTCCTGGCCATAATCTCTGGCGGCAAGATAGCCATCGCCCTCTTGATAATGGGCGTGCCGATCCTTGATGTCCTTTGGACGATCATCCGGCGCTTGGCCGAAGGGAAGAATCCTTTCCGTTTCGCTGACCGCAAACATCTGCATCATCGCCTGTTCGATCTCGGGCTGGGACATCGCAAGACCGTTTTGATTTTCTATGCTTTCGCTCTATTTTTCGGACTCTCGGGCTTGTTCCTGCAAAGTTTGGGCAAGCTCTACGCTTTGGCTGGGTTATTCATGGTCATGCTGGTGGTGGTTCTCAGTTTCAGCTATATTGACCGCAAAAAGGCAGCAAAGTGA